Proteins encoded together in one Streptomyces sp. TLI_171 window:
- a CDS encoding ATP-binding cassette domain-containing protein, with the protein MTARLAGIGKRYGRGGPWILQGVELALGPGELVRIEGANGSGKSTLLKLLAGIEHPERGTVTVPARRAYVPERFPPALPFDARDYLRQLGRVRGLASAEALRRADHWLERFGITPYAGTPIGRLSKGTCQKVAVAQALLAEADLLLLDEAWTGLDQAARGELDLAVAERTAAGGLVVFVDHDPHRLAGLTTSGHLVSNGALHGVAVPAVAADGPRVAVVVEAERLPDLLPGHPERKPLADGGVRLDVPAAHSDALLRRLLTATPAVHVRSVGEAR; encoded by the coding sequence ATGACGGCGCGTCTGGCCGGGATCGGCAAGCGGTACGGCCGCGGCGGCCCGTGGATCCTGCAGGGCGTCGAGCTGGCGCTCGGTCCGGGCGAGCTGGTCCGGATCGAGGGCGCGAACGGCAGCGGCAAGTCGACCCTGCTGAAGCTGCTGGCCGGGATCGAGCACCCCGAGCGGGGCACCGTCACCGTGCCCGCGCGGCGGGCGTACGTGCCCGAACGCTTCCCGCCGGCGCTGCCGTTCGACGCCCGCGACTACCTGCGGCAGCTCGGCCGGGTGCGCGGCCTGGCCTCCGCCGAGGCGCTGCGCCGGGCCGACCACTGGCTGGAGCGCTTCGGCATCACCCCGTACGCGGGCACGCCCATCGGCCGGCTCTCCAAGGGCACCTGCCAGAAGGTCGCCGTCGCCCAGGCGCTGCTGGCCGAGGCCGACCTGCTGCTGCTCGACGAGGCGTGGACCGGCCTCGACCAGGCCGCCCGCGGCGAGCTGGACCTGGCGGTGGCCGAACGCACCGCGGCCGGCGGCCTGGTGGTGTTCGTCGACCACGACCCCCACCGGCTGGCCGGACTGACCACCTCCGGACACCTCGTCAGCAACGGTGCGCTGCACGGGGTTGCGGTCCCGGCGGTGGCGGCGGACGGGCCCCGGGTCGCCGTGGTGGTCGAGGCGGAGCGCCTCCCCGACCTGCTCCCGGGCCACCCGGAACGCAAGCCCCTCGCGGACGGCGGCGTCCGCCTGGACGTGCCCGCCGCCCACTCCGACGCCCTGCTGCGCCGCCTGCTCACCGCCACGCCCGCGGTGCACGTCCGCAGCGTGGGCGAAGCCCGCTGA
- a CDS encoding ABC transporter: MTLRVLTRYHLELLVRSQRWLAPGLAYVVLMGLGVSGGDEALSAAAFSAGLLVPLTAWLTRGAVTAEPPQSRACLVAAAGWRQVHLSALLAGALAGLALGGPGLAVVLLVGSGASGAALGAGAAATAVCVLSGAAVGAVCNRPVVVGAYAVPLGLGAVVAVLLVPGSPPNAVVRALVLGSRRHAVDLPWWTLAGAAVLAAAGWWAAVAVAERRGE, translated from the coding sequence ATGACCCTGCGCGTGCTGACGCGGTACCACCTGGAGCTGCTGGTGCGCTCCCAGCGCTGGCTGGCGCCAGGGCTGGCGTACGTGGTGCTGATGGGGCTGGGGGTGTCGGGCGGGGACGAGGCGCTGTCGGCGGCGGCGTTCTCGGCGGGCCTGCTGGTGCCGCTGACGGCCTGGCTGACCAGGGGCGCGGTGACGGCGGAGCCGCCGCAGTCCCGGGCCTGCCTGGTGGCGGCGGCGGGGTGGCGGCAGGTGCACCTGTCGGCGCTGCTGGCGGGGGCGCTCGCGGGGCTGGCCCTGGGCGGGCCGGGGCTGGCGGTGGTGCTGCTGGTGGGGAGCGGGGCGTCGGGGGCGGCCCTGGGCGCGGGAGCGGCGGCGACGGCGGTGTGCGTGCTGTCGGGGGCGGCCGTGGGGGCGGTGTGCAACCGTCCGGTGGTGGTGGGCGCGTACGCGGTGCCGCTGGGGCTGGGCGCGGTGGTGGCGGTGCTGCTGGTGCCGGGGTCGCCGCCGAACGCGGTGGTGCGGGCGCTGGTGCTGGGCTCGCGGCGGCACGCGGTGGACCTGCCGTGGTGGACGCTCGCGGGTGCGGCGGTGCTGGCGGCGGCGGGCTGGTGGGCTGCGGTGGCGGTGGCGGAGCGCCGGGGCGAGTGA
- a CDS encoding DUF1269 domain-containing protein, producing MSNLFAIAYPDVATAQKVRDELIGLQKQKLIDLEDVVVVERREDGKIKLHQAMSNTGMGAASGALWGGVIGLLFFMPFLGAAIGGATGAAVGSTTDTGVDDNFMRQVGQKMEPGSAALFALVRSATQDKVIPAVAQFGGELIQTSLSHEEEEHLRLIAKAANPASTL from the coding sequence GTGAGCAACCTGTTCGCGATCGCCTACCCGGATGTCGCCACCGCGCAGAAGGTGCGGGACGAACTGATCGGCCTGCAGAAGCAGAAGCTGATCGACCTGGAGGACGTCGTCGTCGTCGAGCGCCGCGAGGACGGGAAGATCAAGCTGCACCAGGCCATGTCGAACACCGGGATGGGCGCCGCCTCCGGCGCGCTCTGGGGCGGCGTGATCGGCCTGCTGTTCTTCATGCCCTTCCTGGGGGCGGCGATCGGCGGGGCCACCGGCGCGGCCGTCGGCTCGACCACCGACACCGGGGTGGACGACAACTTCATGCGCCAGGTCGGCCAGAAGATGGAGCCGGGCAGCGCCGCGCTGTTCGCGCTGGTCCGCTCCGCGACCCAGGACAAGGTGATCCCGGCCGTCGCCCAGTTCGGCGGCGAGCTGATCCAGACCTCGCTGAGCCACGAGGAGGAGGAGCACCTGCGGCTGATCGCCAAGGCGGCGAACCCGGCTTCGACGCTCTGA
- a CDS encoding FtsW/RodA/SpoVE family cell cycle protein yields the protein MATDSATRAARVPGVPRARPGRWTELVLVLAAVGLAVFGYVEVGVNLDGKAPPDAAQYGGALGVLALVAHGVVRWRAKWADPLLLPIAVLLNGVGLVVIYRLDRNPGSEAAPTQLLWSTLGVGLFIVVLVLLRDHRRLQRYAYVGAFVALVLLVLPVFFPPVYGSRIWITLGPLSFQPGEFAKILLAIFFAAYLAAHRDALALTGRRVLWFQLPLGRVLGPVLLIWAAFVGVLVLETDLGTSLLFFGLFVVMLYVATARTGWIVIGLLLSALAAVGVGWLSPHVHGRVTEWLHPMASIEAGLGANQIAQSLFAFAWGGQLGTGLGLGHSALIGFATKSDFILATVGEELGLTGLLAVFLLYALLVSRGFRTGIALRDPFGRLLAIGLAALIAIQVFVVAGGVLDLIPLTGMTLPFIAQGGSSVVTNWVIVALLVRMSDLARRPEEDA from the coding sequence GTGGCCACTGACTCCGCGACCCGGGCGGCCCGGGTGCCCGGCGTGCCGCGGGCCAGGCCCGGACGGTGGACCGAACTGGTGCTGGTGCTGGCCGCGGTGGGCCTGGCGGTGTTCGGGTACGTCGAGGTCGGCGTCAACCTCGACGGCAAGGCCCCGCCGGACGCCGCCCAGTACGGCGGCGCGCTCGGCGTGCTGGCGCTGGTCGCGCACGGCGTGGTGCGCTGGCGGGCCAAGTGGGCGGACCCGCTGCTGCTGCCGATCGCCGTCCTGCTGAACGGCGTCGGACTGGTCGTCATCTACCGCCTGGACCGCAACCCGGGCAGCGAGGCCGCCCCCACCCAACTGCTCTGGTCCACCCTGGGGGTGGGCCTGTTCATCGTGGTGCTGGTGCTGCTGCGCGACCACCGCCGGCTGCAGCGCTACGCGTACGTCGGCGCCTTCGTGGCGCTGGTGCTGCTGGTGCTCCCGGTGTTCTTCCCCCCGGTGTACGGCTCGCGGATCTGGATCACGCTCGGCCCGCTGTCCTTCCAGCCCGGCGAGTTCGCCAAGATCCTGCTGGCGATCTTCTTCGCCGCCTACCTGGCCGCGCACCGCGACGCGCTCGCGCTGACCGGCCGCAGGGTGCTGTGGTTCCAACTGCCGCTCGGCCGGGTGCTCGGACCGGTGCTGCTGATCTGGGCGGCGTTCGTCGGCGTGCTGGTGCTGGAGACCGACCTCGGCACCTCGCTGCTGTTCTTCGGCCTGTTCGTGGTGATGCTGTACGTGGCCACCGCGCGCACCGGATGGATCGTCATCGGCCTGCTGCTGTCCGCCCTCGCCGCGGTCGGCGTGGGCTGGCTCTCCCCGCACGTGCACGGCCGGGTCACCGAATGGCTGCACCCGATGGCCTCGATCGAGGCCGGGCTCGGCGCCAACCAGATCGCCCAGTCGCTGTTCGCGTTCGCCTGGGGCGGCCAGCTCGGCACCGGCCTCGGCCTCGGCCACTCCGCGCTGATCGGCTTCGCCACCAAGTCCGACTTCATCCTCGCCACCGTCGGCGAGGAGCTCGGCCTGACCGGCCTGCTCGCGGTGTTCCTGCTGTACGCGCTGCTGGTCTCCCGGGGCTTCCGCACCGGCATCGCGCTGCGCGACCCGTTCGGGCGGCTGCTCGCCATCGGTCTGGCCGCGCTGATCGCCATCCAGGTGTTCGTGGTGGCCGGCGGGGTCCTCGACCTGATCCCGCTGACCGGCATGACGCTGCCGTTCATCGCCCAGGGCGGCTCCTCCGTGGTCACCAACTGGGTCATCGTGGCGCTGCTGGTGCGGATGAGCGACCTGGCCCGGCGGCCCGAGGAGGACGCGTGA
- a CDS encoding penicillin-binding transpeptidase domain-containing protein, which translates to MLLIVALAVQATRVQVFQKKELDDNSANQRAVIQRYDQPRGNLLIAGQSVTGSAPTGGRLAYKRTYTDGPLYAAVTGYSSQTYGNTQLEGVYDDLLSGTDPELAGWAVWDAVTRQQQPGGDVITTIDPAAQRAAVQGLGNQKGAVAAIEPATGRILALASTPSYDPGSFAGTSTADQDAWKKLQDDPDQPMLNRALRQIYPPGSTFKVVTAAAALANGVVTDIQAPTDAPYPYVMPGTTTPLNNDTGACDQAGLSLDEAMTLSCNSVMGYLGVQTGLDRMAAMAQNFGFNDAKLDIPVRAARSNFDTQMNTSQLALSSIGQYDTAATPLVMAMVAAGAAADGQVMYPQLVDKLTKADGSQVRLLHPRLYRQAYGGAVAAQLRQLMVDVVENGTGRNARIPGAEVGGKTGTAQHGVDNSGTPYAWFIGWARPEGSTDVPPVAVAVVIADSAASDVTGGGLAAPIARSVMQSVLNR; encoded by the coding sequence ATGCTGCTGATCGTCGCCCTCGCCGTGCAGGCCACCCGGGTCCAGGTGTTCCAGAAGAAGGAGCTGGACGACAACAGCGCCAACCAGCGCGCCGTCATCCAGCGCTACGACCAGCCGCGCGGCAACCTCCTGATCGCCGGTCAGTCCGTCACCGGCTCCGCGCCGACCGGCGGCCGGCTGGCGTACAAGCGCACCTACACCGACGGCCCGCTGTACGCCGCCGTCACCGGCTACTCCTCGCAGACCTACGGCAACACCCAGCTGGAGGGCGTCTACGACGACCTCCTCTCCGGCACCGACCCGGAACTGGCCGGCTGGGCGGTCTGGGACGCCGTCACCCGGCAGCAGCAGCCCGGCGGCGACGTGATCACCACCATCGACCCCGCCGCGCAGCGCGCCGCCGTCCAGGGACTCGGCAACCAGAAGGGCGCCGTCGCCGCGATCGAACCCGCCACCGGCCGGATCCTGGCGCTCGCCTCCACCCCCAGCTACGACCCCGGCAGCTTCGCGGGAACCTCCACCGCCGACCAGGACGCCTGGAAGAAGCTCCAGGACGACCCCGACCAGCCGATGCTCAACCGGGCCCTGCGGCAGATCTACCCGCCCGGCTCGACCTTCAAGGTGGTCACCGCCGCCGCCGCGCTGGCCAACGGCGTGGTGACGGACATCCAGGCCCCCACCGACGCCCCGTACCCGTACGTGATGCCGGGCACCACCACCCCGCTCAACAACGACACCGGCGCCTGCGACCAGGCCGGGCTCTCGCTGGACGAGGCGATGACGCTGTCCTGCAACAGCGTGATGGGCTACCTGGGGGTGCAGACCGGGCTCGACCGGATGGCCGCGATGGCGCAGAACTTCGGCTTCAACGACGCCAAGCTCGACATCCCGGTCCGCGCCGCCCGCTCCAACTTCGACACGCAGATGAACACCTCGCAGCTGGCGCTCTCCTCGATCGGCCAGTACGACACCGCCGCCACCCCGCTGGTGATGGCGATGGTCGCCGCCGGGGCCGCCGCCGACGGCCAGGTGATGTATCCACAGCTTGTGGACAAGCTGACCAAGGCCGACGGCAGCCAGGTCCGGCTGCTGCACCCCAGGCTGTACCGGCAGGCCTACGGCGGCGCAGTCGCCGCCCAGCTGCGGCAGTTGATGGTCGACGTGGTGGAGAACGGCACCGGCCGCAACGCCCGGATCCCCGGCGCCGAGGTCGGCGGCAAGACCGGCACCGCCCAGCACGGCGTGGACAACTCCGGCACCCCGTACGCCTGGTTCATCGGCTGGGCCCGCCCGGAGGGCTCCACCGACGTCCCGCCGGTCGCGGTCGCCGTGGTGATCGCCGACAGCGCGGCCAGCGACGTCACCGGTGGCGGGCTCGCCGCCCCGATCGCCAGGTCCGTGATGCAGTCCGTGCTCAACCGGTGA
- a CDS encoding amino acid permease has protein sequence MSTASLLRRKPVDTLIAEAGGTGAGHLRRSIGLWQLSAIGIGATVGTGIFFVLTTSVPEAGPAVVLSFVIAAVTAGLTALCYAELASAIPVSGSSYSYAYATMGELVAFGVGVCLLMEYGVSASAIAVTWGQYLDQFADLAFDLHLPAALAAPPGEGGVVNLPAVVLVVLVCVLLIRGVGESTKVNAVMVTIKLAILVLFVAVGLTGFTAGNFTPFAPNGWDGVQTAASTIFFSFIGLDAVSTAGEEVREPRRTLPLAILISLTVVTVLYLAVAVTAIGAQPWQEFDGQEAGLAQILQNVTGQTWPALVFAAGAIISIFSITLVVIYGQTRILFAMGRDGLLPRPFTRVSPRTGTPVWNTLVVGAAVAALAAVFPLRLLADMTSMGTLVAFTAVSIGIIVLRRTRPDLPRGFKVPFYPVTPLLSAAFCVYLVTKLHRDTFIAFAVALALAAVLYFTYSAKHSKLAKAAEPEG, from the coding sequence ATGAGCACCGCCAGCCTGCTCCGGCGCAAGCCCGTGGACACCCTGATCGCCGAAGCGGGCGGCACCGGAGCCGGCCACCTGCGCCGCTCCATCGGACTCTGGCAGCTCTCCGCCATCGGCATCGGCGCCACCGTCGGCACCGGCATCTTCTTCGTCCTCACCACCTCCGTCCCGGAGGCCGGACCGGCCGTCGTGCTGTCCTTCGTGATCGCCGCCGTCACGGCCGGCCTCACCGCGCTCTGCTACGCCGAACTCGCCTCCGCCATCCCGGTGTCCGGCTCCTCCTACTCGTACGCCTACGCCACCATGGGCGAACTGGTCGCCTTCGGGGTCGGCGTCTGCCTGCTGATGGAGTACGGCGTCTCCGCCTCCGCGATCGCCGTCACCTGGGGCCAGTACCTCGACCAGTTCGCCGACCTGGCGTTCGACCTGCACCTGCCCGCGGCGCTCGCCGCCCCGCCCGGCGAGGGCGGCGTGGTCAACCTGCCCGCCGTGGTGCTCGTGGTGCTGGTGTGCGTGCTGCTGATCCGCGGCGTCGGCGAGTCCACCAAGGTCAACGCGGTGATGGTGACGATCAAGCTGGCCATCCTGGTGCTGTTCGTCGCCGTCGGCCTGACCGGCTTCACCGCCGGCAACTTCACCCCGTTCGCCCCCAACGGCTGGGACGGCGTGCAGACCGCAGCCTCCACCATCTTCTTCTCCTTCATCGGCCTGGACGCCGTCTCCACCGCCGGCGAGGAGGTCCGCGAGCCGCGACGCACCCTGCCGCTGGCCATCCTGATCTCGCTCACCGTCGTCACCGTGCTCTACCTCGCGGTCGCCGTCACCGCGATCGGCGCCCAGCCCTGGCAGGAGTTCGACGGCCAGGAGGCGGGCCTGGCCCAGATCCTGCAGAACGTCACCGGCCAGACCTGGCCCGCCCTGGTGTTCGCCGCCGGCGCGATCATCTCGATCTTCTCCATCACCCTGGTGGTGATCTACGGTCAGACCCGGATCCTGTTCGCGATGGGCCGCGACGGCCTGCTCCCGCGCCCCTTCACCCGGGTCTCCCCGCGCACCGGCACCCCCGTCTGGAACACCCTGGTGGTCGGCGCCGCGGTCGCGGCGCTCGCCGCGGTCTTCCCGCTGCGGCTGCTCGCCGACATGACGTCGATGGGCACCCTGGTCGCCTTCACCGCCGTGTCGATCGGCATCATCGTGCTCCGCCGCACCCGCCCCGACCTCCCGCGCGGCTTCAAGGTCCCGTTCTACCCGGTCACCCCGCTGCTCAGCGCCGCGTTCTGCGTCTACCTGGTCACCAAGCTGCACCGCGACACCTTCATCGCCTTCGCCGTCGCCCTCGCCCTGGCCGCCGTCCTCTACTTCACCTACAGCGCCAAGCACTCGAAGCTGGCGAAGGCCGCAGAGCCGGAGGGGTGA
- a CDS encoding glycosyltransferase 87 family protein translates to MVCRPRVLALGWLAAAGWAGAFPLLSDLPNQAAWGRFAAPGYLLAAALCAALPGRTGPRAAGAAAALGAVLLPLAAFTLTGRHQSEVTVVERSARLLLHTGSPYLPDPVHVVDYNPYLPVMAVFGLPRALLGDAGPAARLLGDCRLWFAAAFLACLLTGWQLLRRRPGRGAVLPLTVLTVSPLIALTLVVGGVDLPLIGVCCLAMALADRGHPVRTGLVLALACTLKWTAWPALPVAVLLLHQRRGPLPALRAGLLAVTAGGAALAPFLLGHAREMYQQVVRFPLGLTAVRTPAGSPLPGRVLAGLGPLGHTLSLTLLCAGGLAVALWLLAHPPTGAVAGCDLLAAGLTVAFALAPAGRFGYLALPAVLVIWPRLATASGRPVPARRRQPTHRQPEAVPMVSGNTARTRE, encoded by the coding sequence ATGGTGTGCCGACCGCGGGTGCTGGCGCTCGGGTGGCTGGCCGCGGCAGGCTGGGCGGGCGCGTTCCCGCTGCTCTCGGACCTGCCGAACCAGGCCGCGTGGGGCCGGTTCGCCGCGCCCGGGTACCTGCTCGCGGCGGCGCTCTGCGCGGCCCTGCCGGGCCGGACCGGCCCCCGGGCGGCCGGGGCGGCCGCGGCGCTCGGCGCGGTGCTGCTGCCACTGGCCGCCTTCACCCTGACGGGCCGTCACCAGTCCGAGGTGACGGTGGTGGAGCGCTCCGCCCGGCTGCTCCTGCACACCGGCAGCCCGTACCTGCCCGACCCCGTGCACGTCGTCGACTACAACCCGTACCTGCCGGTGATGGCGGTGTTCGGACTGCCCAGGGCGCTGCTCGGCGACGCCGGGCCGGCCGCCCGGCTGCTCGGGGACTGCCGGCTCTGGTTCGCGGCGGCGTTCCTGGCCTGCCTGCTGACGGGGTGGCAGCTGCTGCGCCGTCGGCCGGGCCGCGGAGCGGTGCTGCCGCTGACGGTGCTGACGGTCTCGCCGCTGATCGCGCTGACCCTGGTGGTCGGCGGCGTCGACCTGCCGCTGATTGGGGTGTGCTGCCTGGCGATGGCGCTCGCCGACCGCGGCCACCCCGTCCGGACCGGGCTGGTGCTGGCGCTGGCCTGCACCCTCAAGTGGACGGCCTGGCCCGCCCTGCCGGTGGCCGTGCTGCTGCTGCACCAGCGGCGCGGCCCGCTCCCGGCGCTGCGCGCGGGCCTGCTGGCGGTCACCGCCGGCGGCGCCGCGCTCGCCCCGTTCCTGCTCGGCCACGCCCGCGAGATGTACCAGCAGGTGGTGCGGTTCCCGCTGGGCCTGACCGCCGTGCGGACGCCCGCGGGCAGCCCGCTGCCCGGCCGGGTGCTGGCCGGCCTCGGGCCGCTGGGCCACACCCTGTCGCTGACCCTGCTCTGCGCCGGCGGCCTGGCCGTCGCCCTGTGGCTGCTGGCCCACCCGCCGACCGGGGCGGTCGCCGGCTGCGACCTGCTGGCCGCCGGGCTGACGGTGGCGTTCGCGCTGGCCCCCGCCGGGCGGTTCGGCTACCTGGCGCTGCCCGCGGTCCTGGTGATCTGGCCGCGGCTGGCCACCGCGTCCGGACGGCCGGTTCCGGCCCGGCGGCGGCAGCCGACGCACCGTCAGCCGGAGGCAGTGCCTATGGTGTCCGGGAACACCGCTCGAACACGGGAGTGA
- a CDS encoding N,N-dimethylformamidase beta subunit family domain-containing protein: protein MTLGATGRRRFLGLAAGAAAGLTACGPGRGTGAAAPTAPAAPPSPEPSATAAENARPGNADWRITNAGPARVVEGWADRTSALPGEQVGLHVSTTAPGFTVTAYRMGWYGGARGRQVWKSGPLPGTQQPPFTVDRTTRTVSTAWPRTTTVDTTGWPEGCYLLRLDADGGAGQRYVPLTIRSRGTAGTTVLVNAVATWQAYNEWGGYNLYNGPTGGLPTRSLAVSFDRPYQYDDGAGLFLVYEAPLIALAERLGIPLSYATGIDLAADPALLHGARAVLSPGHDEYWSPEQRAHVTAARDAGTHLAFLGANCCYRRVRYEPSPTGADRTVVCWKGAWKDDPGYRAGHPATTDFRSPPGADPESSLLGVVYDGYPVDAPYVVTNPGHWLLAGTGAATGDSFPHLVGVEYDRVDPSFPTPAGIELLAHSPVVCEGRHSYADTALYTAGSGALVLATGTMRWVESLDATGPAGGTAIHGIDGRAGDFTRKVTENLLRRFSATG, encoded by the coding sequence GTGACCTTGGGCGCCACCGGACGACGCCGCTTCCTCGGACTGGCCGCGGGCGCGGCCGCCGGACTCACCGCCTGCGGGCCCGGCCGGGGTACCGGCGCCGCGGCCCCCACCGCACCGGCCGCCCCGCCGAGCCCCGAGCCCTCCGCCACCGCCGCCGAGAACGCCCGCCCGGGCAACGCCGACTGGCGGATCACCAACGCCGGCCCGGCCCGCGTCGTCGAGGGCTGGGCCGACCGGACCAGCGCCCTGCCCGGCGAACAGGTCGGCCTGCACGTCTCCACCACCGCCCCCGGCTTCACCGTCACCGCCTACCGGATGGGCTGGTACGGCGGCGCCCGCGGCCGCCAGGTCTGGAAGTCCGGCCCGCTGCCCGGCACCCAGCAGCCGCCGTTCACCGTCGACCGGACCACCCGCACGGTCAGCACCGCCTGGCCCCGCACCACCACCGTCGACACCACCGGCTGGCCCGAGGGCTGCTACCTGCTCCGGCTGGACGCCGACGGCGGCGCCGGACAGCGCTACGTCCCGCTGACGATCCGTTCGCGCGGCACCGCCGGGACCACCGTGCTGGTCAACGCCGTCGCCACCTGGCAGGCCTACAACGAGTGGGGCGGCTACAACCTGTACAACGGCCCCACCGGCGGGCTGCCCACCCGCTCACTGGCCGTCAGCTTCGACCGCCCCTACCAGTACGACGACGGCGCCGGGCTCTTCCTGGTCTACGAGGCCCCGCTGATCGCGCTCGCCGAGCGGCTCGGCATCCCGCTCTCCTACGCCACCGGCATCGACCTGGCCGCCGACCCCGCGCTGCTGCACGGCGCCCGGGCGGTCCTCTCGCCCGGCCACGACGAGTACTGGTCGCCCGAGCAGCGCGCCCACGTCACGGCCGCCCGCGACGCCGGCACCCACCTGGCCTTCCTCGGCGCCAACTGCTGCTACCGGCGCGTGCGGTACGAACCCTCGCCGACCGGGGCCGACCGCACGGTGGTCTGCTGGAAGGGCGCCTGGAAGGACGACCCGGGCTACCGGGCGGGCCACCCCGCCACCACCGACTTCCGCTCCCCGCCCGGCGCCGACCCGGAGTCCTCGCTGCTCGGCGTGGTCTACGACGGCTACCCCGTCGACGCGCCCTACGTGGTCACCAACCCCGGCCACTGGCTGCTGGCCGGCACCGGCGCCGCGACGGGCGACAGCTTCCCGCACCTGGTCGGCGTCGAGTACGACCGCGTCGACCCGTCCTTCCCCACCCCCGCGGGCATCGAACTGCTCGCCCACTCCCCGGTGGTGTGCGAAGGCCGGCACTCCTACGCCGACACCGCGCTGTACACCGCGGGCAGCGGCGCACTGGTCCTCGCCACCGGCACCATGCGCTGGGTCGAGTCGCTGGACGCCACCGGCCCGGCCGGCGGCACCGCGATCCACGGCATCGACGGCCGGGCCGGCGACTTCACCCGCAAGGTCACCGAGAACCTGCTGCGTAGGTTCTCGGCAACCGGCTGA
- a CDS encoding penicillin-binding transpeptidase domain-containing protein, whose protein sequence is MNKGAKIGIAAVAAVMLAAGGYGAYALVSGDGSGKAEAAKPRTVVAEPPTPELAASGAKAFLDAWAKGDLFTAAKLTDDPDKAQAALQAFQDKVKPSAVHLTAGGPTTAPTPTAAKSSAAASPSASATASGAADAAPTGVLESFKASLEFAETGLPWNYDGVLGVVKMSDGTAAVHWAPTVIHPKLKAGQSLAVKPVYASPSTVTDRNNKPLASYPSLTGLLNQLKAAAPQGGDPATAGSGVVISSDAGSGTPEKLFTIKEPKPVPNLKLTLDAPLQAAAESAVAAQGKPASLVAIEPSTGNILAFAFSPSNGQNRAFSGATAPGSTMKILTATALMEAGVTPTTSMPCPESSMVTGKAIKNDEPGAFPNYTLTDAFVHSCNTSFLEKGKDVLKPGSLPALAKDVFGLGLVWKTGLSNFDTDIPTEGNMAGAASEFIGQGKVRTNPLAMASVAATVQSGVFRQPILVPGMDQVKAARTLAPQVLTDLRSLMVKTVQSGTAAAVRPALPGGSGAKTGTAEVDSSPDPNSWFTAYSGNLAVAAEVQGGGHGADAAGPAVSKVLQVGNK, encoded by the coding sequence GTGAACAAGGGCGCGAAGATCGGCATCGCCGCGGTCGCCGCGGTCATGCTCGCCGCCGGCGGCTACGGGGCGTACGCCCTGGTGTCCGGTGACGGCTCCGGCAAGGCCGAGGCGGCCAAGCCGCGCACCGTGGTCGCCGAGCCCCCCACCCCCGAGCTCGCCGCGTCCGGGGCCAAGGCCTTCCTGGACGCCTGGGCGAAGGGCGACCTGTTCACCGCCGCCAAGCTCACCGACGACCCCGACAAGGCGCAGGCCGCACTGCAGGCGTTCCAGGACAAGGTGAAGCCCAGCGCCGTCCACCTGACCGCGGGCGGCCCGACCACCGCGCCGACGCCGACGGCGGCGAAGTCCTCGGCCGCGGCGAGCCCGTCCGCGTCGGCGACCGCCTCCGGGGCCGCGGACGCCGCGCCGACCGGGGTGCTGGAGAGCTTCAAGGCTTCGCTGGAGTTCGCCGAGACCGGCCTCCCGTGGAACTACGACGGCGTGCTCGGCGTGGTCAAGATGAGCGACGGCACGGCCGCCGTGCACTGGGCGCCGACGGTGATCCACCCCAAGCTGAAGGCCGGTCAGAGCCTCGCGGTGAAGCCGGTGTACGCCTCCCCGTCGACGGTCACGGACCGCAACAACAAGCCGCTCGCGAGCTACCCGTCGCTGACCGGCCTGCTCAACCAGTTGAAGGCGGCGGCCCCGCAGGGCGGCGACCCGGCGACCGCCGGCAGCGGCGTGGTGATCAGCAGCGACGCGGGCAGCGGCACGCCCGAGAAGCTGTTCACCATCAAGGAGCCGAAGCCGGTCCCGAACCTGAAGCTGACCCTGGACGCCCCGCTGCAGGCGGCCGCCGAGAGCGCGGTCGCCGCCCAGGGCAAGCCGGCCTCGCTGGTCGCCATCGAGCCCAGCACGGGCAACATCCTGGCGTTCGCGTTCTCTCCGTCGAACGGCCAGAACCGGGCCTTCTCCGGGGCCACCGCGCCCGGCTCCACCATGAAGATCCTCACCGCGACGGCGCTGATGGAGGCCGGGGTCACGCCGACCACCTCGATGCCCTGCCCCGAGTCCTCCATGGTCACCGGCAAGGCGATCAAGAACGACGAGCCGGGCGCGTTCCCCAACTACACGCTGACCGACGCGTTCGTGCACTCCTGCAACACCTCCTTCCTGGAGAAGGGCAAGGACGTCCTCAAGCCGGGTTCGCTGCCCGCGCTCGCCAAGGACGTGTTCGGGCTGGGCCTGGTCTGGAAGACCGGCCTGTCGAACTTCGACACCGACATCCCGACCGAGGGCAACATGGCCGGCGCGGCCAGCGAGTTCATCGGCCAGGGCAAGGTGCGCACCAACCCGCTGGCGATGGCCTCGGTCGCCGCGACCGTGCAGTCCGGGGTGTTCCGGCAGCCGATCCTGGTGCCCGGCATGGACCAGGTGAAGGCGGCCCGGACGCTCGCGCCGCAGGTGCTCACCGATCTGCGCTCGCTGATGGTGAAGACCGTCCAGTCGGGCACCGCCGCCGCGGTCCGGCCGGCCCTGCCGGGCGGCTCGGGTGCGAAGACCGGCACCGCCGAGGTCGACAGCAGCCCGGACCCGAACTCCTGGTTCACCGCCTACTCGGGCAACCTGGCGGTCGCCGCCGAGGTGCAGGGCGGCGGCCACGGCGCGGACGCCGCGGGCCCCGCGGTGTCCAAGGTGCTGCAGGTGGGCAACAAGTAG